A single genomic interval of Methylobacterium bullatum harbors:
- the kpsM gene encoding Polysialic acid transport protein KpsM, with product MGTGVFPFYVFRRCARGVRSLKSRAAEYHFVKPFDFLLSRFLIQVIQNFVLMTIFFIGLYIYGIREAAPWSPDMCLISLFAITCLSLGMALINSSIQSYFPGWSKIYAFLSRPMMMFSGAFKTVDLSPEPMRTIYSWNPLSHVIELFRLGFYPNYPHASFDAVYLTKWCIGTIFVGILLYNNKATD from the coding sequence ATGGGAACCGGTGTATTCCCCTTTTATGTCTTCCGACGTTGCGCTCGCGGTGTTCGCAGCCTGAAGTCGCGAGCCGCAGAGTATCACTTCGTCAAACCCTTCGATTTTCTTCTGTCTCGCTTCCTGATTCAAGTCATACAAAACTTCGTTTTGATGACTATTTTCTTTATTGGGCTCTACATCTACGGCATCCGAGAGGCCGCACCTTGGTCTCCGGATATGTGCCTCATCAGTCTCTTCGCTATCACTTGCCTATCCCTAGGGATGGCGCTCATCAACTCGAGCATTCAGTCGTATTTTCCCGGTTGGAGCAAAATCTACGCATTCTTGAGCAGACCGATGATGATGTTCAGCGGCGCCTTCAAAACCGTCGATCTATCCCCAGAGCCCATGCGAACGATCTATTCTTGGAATCCGCTTTCGCATGTCATCGAGCTTTTCCGACTGGGATTCTACCCGAACTATCCGCATGCCAGCTTCGACGCGGTCTATCTCACCAAATGGTGCATCGGCACCATCTTCGTCGGGATCCTGCTGTACAACAACAAGGCCACGGACTGA
- the uacT gene encoding Uric acid transporter UacT: MTSATTSAVHPDTAGPATPPVSTAPPVAKMPPLALGLLGLQHVLVMYAGAVAVPLIVGRALQLPPDQVAMLVSADLFACGLATLLQSWGLPGIGVRMPVMMGVTFAAVTPMVAMGTNPEIGLTGIYGAVIAAGLFAFLVAPLIGRLLPLFPPVVTGTIILVIGVSLMKVGVNWAAGGIGNPNYGAPLHLAIAAFVLGVILAITRYGTGFVNSASVLIGIVAGMLVAAAFGLVDLGHVATASWFDVVRPFAFGAPTFDPVSIVTLCIVMIVVMIESTGMFLALAEICADPVDEKRLTRGLRGDGLGTIIGGIFNTFPYTSFSQNIGLVGVTGVRTRYVAVVGGFIMLGLGLIPKLAALVEAVPQCVLGGAGLVMFGMVGATGVRILGAVDFARNRNNLFVVAVSVGFGMIPLVAPAFFKQMPHALHPLLESGILLCAIAAVSLNLFFNGLTGDEAARAAARHQAASSEH; the protein is encoded by the coding sequence ATGACCAGTGCCACGACCAGTGCCGTCCATCCCGATACCGCCGGGCCGGCCACGCCTCCCGTGTCGACAGCGCCGCCCGTGGCGAAAATGCCTCCCCTCGCCCTCGGCCTGCTCGGGCTGCAGCACGTTCTGGTGATGTATGCCGGCGCCGTCGCGGTGCCGCTGATCGTGGGGCGTGCCCTGCAACTCCCGCCGGATCAGGTGGCGATGCTGGTGAGCGCCGACCTGTTCGCATGCGGGCTCGCGACGCTGCTGCAGAGCTGGGGCTTGCCGGGGATCGGCGTGCGCATGCCGGTGATGATGGGCGTCACCTTCGCCGCCGTCACGCCCATGGTCGCCATGGGGACCAATCCCGAGATCGGGCTGACCGGCATCTACGGCGCCGTGATCGCCGCCGGCCTGTTCGCGTTTCTCGTGGCCCCCCTCATCGGACGGCTGCTGCCGCTGTTCCCCCCCGTGGTGACCGGCACGATCATCCTGGTCATCGGCGTGTCGCTGATGAAGGTGGGCGTGAACTGGGCCGCCGGAGGGATCGGCAACCCGAATTACGGGGCGCCGCTCCATCTCGCCATCGCCGCCTTCGTGCTGGGCGTGATCCTGGCGATCACCCGCTACGGCACCGGCTTCGTCAATTCCGCCTCGGTGCTCATCGGCATCGTCGCCGGGATGCTCGTGGCCGCCGCCTTCGGGCTGGTCGATCTCGGCCATGTGGCCACCGCGTCCTGGTTCGACGTGGTGCGGCCCTTCGCGTTCGGCGCCCCGACCTTCGATCCGGTCTCCATCGTCACCCTCTGCATCGTGATGATCGTGGTGATGATCGAATCCACCGGCATGTTCCTGGCGCTCGCCGAGATCTGCGCCGACCCCGTCGACGAGAAGCGCCTAACCAGGGGCCTGCGCGGCGACGGACTCGGCACCATCATCGGGGGCATTTTCAACACCTTCCCCTACACCTCGTTCTCACAGAATATCGGGCTCGTCGGCGTCACCGGGGTGCGCACCCGGTATGTGGCGGTGGTCGGCGGGTTCATCATGCTCGGGCTCGGCCTGATCCCCAAGCTCGCGGCCCTCGTCGAGGCGGTGCCGCAATGCGTGCTCGGCGGGGCCGGGCTGGTGATGTTCGGGATGGTCGGCGCGACGGGCGTGCGCATCCTCGGCGCCGTGGACTTCGCCCGCAATCGCAACAACCTGTTCGTTGTTGCGGTCTCCGTCGGTTTCGGCATGATCCCCCTCGTCGCCCCGGCCTTCTTCAAGCAGATGCCGCACGCGCTGCACCCGCTCCTCGAATCCGGAATCCTGCTCTGCGCGATCGCGGCGGTGAGCCTGAACCTGTTCTTCAACGGCCTGACCGGCGACGAGGCCGCCCGCGCCGCGGCCCGGCATCAGGCGGCCTCCTCCGAGCATTGA
- the leuA gene encoding 2-isopropylmalate synthase, with translation MTDITAQPNASPKDRVLIFDTTLRDGEQCPGATMTLDEKLAVAELLDTMGVDIIEAGFPIASIGDFEAVSEIARRSKRAVIAGLARAIPADIARAGEAVRLARRGRIHTFVSTSPIHLAHQMRKSQDEVVEIILKTVAQARDLVEDVEWSAMDATRTPIDYLCRCVEAAIRAGATTINLPDTVGYATPDEYRSMFRQVRERVPNSDKAIFSVHCHDDLGLAIANSLAGVEGGARQVECTVNGIGERAGNAALEEIVMAIRTRGDVMPYETGIETTMLTRASKLVSHATNFPVQYNKAIVGRNAFAHESGIHQDGMLKHTETYEIMTPASVGVAKTSLVMGKHSGRAAFRSKLEELGLHLADNQLQDVFERFKALADRKKHVYDEDIEALVDQGLATAHDRIRLVSLSVIAGTRGPQRATMKLAIDDRIVTEEADGNGPVDAVFNAIQALVPHEAQLELYKVDAVTQGTDAQAEVSVRLKAGDRSVTARGADPDTLVASARAYLSALNKLSATAVRLHAQHAASV, from the coding sequence ATGACCGACATCACCGCCCAGCCCAACGCCTCCCCGAAGGACCGGGTCCTCATCTTCGACACCACCCTGCGCGACGGCGAGCAATGCCCGGGCGCCACCATGACCCTCGACGAGAAGCTGGCGGTGGCCGAACTCCTCGACACGATGGGCGTCGACATCATCGAGGCGGGTTTCCCCATCGCCTCCATCGGCGATTTCGAGGCCGTCTCCGAGATCGCCCGCCGCTCGAAGCGCGCCGTCATCGCCGGCCTCGCCCGCGCCATCCCCGCCGATATCGCGCGGGCAGGGGAGGCCGTGCGCCTCGCCCGGCGGGGGCGCATCCACACCTTCGTCTCGACCTCGCCGATCCACCTCGCCCACCAGATGCGCAAGTCCCAGGACGAGGTGGTCGAGATCATCCTCAAGACCGTGGCCCAGGCCCGCGACCTCGTGGAGGACGTGGAATGGTCGGCCATGGACGCGACGCGCACGCCGATCGACTATCTGTGCCGCTGCGTCGAGGCCGCGATCCGGGCCGGCGCGACGACGATCAACCTGCCCGACACGGTGGGCTACGCCACGCCCGACGAATACCGCAGCATGTTCCGCCAGGTGCGCGAGCGGGTGCCGAATTCCGACAAGGCGATCTTCTCGGTGCATTGCCACGACGATCTCGGTCTGGCCATCGCCAACTCCCTGGCCGGCGTGGAAGGCGGCGCCCGGCAGGTGGAGTGCACGGTGAACGGCATCGGCGAGCGTGCCGGCAACGCGGCCCTGGAGGAGATCGTCATGGCGATCCGCACCCGCGGCGACGTGATGCCCTACGAGACCGGCATCGAGACCACGATGCTCACCCGCGCCTCGAAGCTCGTCTCCCACGCGACGAACTTCCCCGTGCAGTACAACAAGGCCATCGTCGGCCGGAACGCCTTCGCGCATGAGAGCGGCATCCACCAGGACGGCATGCTCAAGCATACCGAGACCTACGAGATCATGACCCCGGCCTCCGTCGGTGTCGCCAAGACCTCGCTGGTGATGGGCAAGCATTCGGGCCGCGCGGCCTTCCGCTCGAAGCTGGAGGAACTCGGCCTGCATCTCGCCGACAATCAGCTGCAGGATGTGTTCGAGCGGTTCAAGGCGCTCGCCGACCGCAAGAAGCACGTCTACGACGAGGATATCGAAGCTCTGGTCGACCAGGGGCTCGCCACGGCGCATGACCGCATCCGCCTCGTCTCGCTCTCGGTCATCGCCGGCACGCGCGGCCCCCAGCGCGCCACGATGAAGCTCGCCATCGACGACCGCATCGTCACGGAGGAGGCCGATGGCAACGGCCCGGTGGACGCCGTGTTCAACGCGATCCAGGCCCTGGTCCCGCACGAGGCGCAGCTCGAACTCTACAAGGTCGACGCCGTGACGCAGGGCACCGACGCCCAGGCCGAGGTCTCCGTCCGATTGAAGGCCGGCGACCGCAGCGTGACGGCGCGGGGCGCCGATCCCGACACGCTGGTGGCCTCGGCCCGCGCCTATCTCTCCGCCCTGAACAAGCTCTCGGCCACGGCGGTGCGCCTGCACGCCCAGCACGCCGCGTCGGTTTAG
- the uox gene encoding Uricase encodes MPLIASRYGKGRVRVMRLTRDGDDHTPRELSLTVLMKGGFDAAWTDGDNRACVATDSVKNIVNVVAAKNLSLDKEAFAEAVAATFLDTYPQVEEIGIEGKETRWLRQAIGGRPHGHVFTLDGNGTGYVKLVASRDGAVMQSGLRGFTFMKTTQSGWADFVDDAYRTLADATDRIAATAMDATWTWASTPADYTATNARVLDILIEVFGTTYSASVQDSMYRMGEAVLAAIPEIAEIGFAMPNKHYIPINLTPFGLENPNTVFLPTDEPHGQIEATIGRG; translated from the coding sequence ATGCCCCTGATCGCCTCCAGATACGGCAAGGGCCGCGTGCGGGTGATGCGCCTCACCCGCGACGGCGACGACCACACCCCGCGCGAACTGTCCCTCACGGTCCTGATGAAGGGCGGCTTCGATGCCGCCTGGACCGATGGTGACAACCGGGCCTGCGTCGCCACCGACAGCGTGAAGAACATCGTCAACGTGGTCGCGGCCAAAAACCTGTCCCTCGACAAGGAAGCCTTCGCCGAGGCCGTCGCCGCGACCTTCCTCGACACGTATCCGCAGGTCGAGGAGATCGGGATCGAGGGCAAGGAGACGCGCTGGCTGCGCCAGGCCATCGGCGGCCGGCCGCACGGCCACGTCTTCACCCTCGACGGCAACGGGACGGGCTACGTCAAGCTCGTGGCGAGCCGCGACGGCGCCGTGATGCAGTCCGGGCTGCGGGGCTTCACCTTCATGAAGACCACGCAATCGGGCTGGGCCGACTTCGTCGATGACGCGTACCGCACTCTGGCCGACGCCACCGACCGCATCGCCGCGACCGCCATGGACGCCACCTGGACCTGGGCCAGCACGCCCGCCGACTACACGGCGACCAATGCCCGTGTGCTCGACATCCTGATCGAGGTCTTCGGGACGACCTACAGCGCCAGCGTGCAGGACAGCATGTACCGCATGGGCGAGGCGGTCCTGGCGGCCATTCCCGAGATCGCCGAGATCGGGTTCGCCATGCCGAACAAGCACTACATCCCGATCAACCTGACACCGTTCGGCCTGGAGAACCCCAACACCGTGTTCCTGCCCACCGACGAGCCCCACGGTCAGATCGAGGCGACGATCGGACGAGGCTGA